A section of the Flavobacterium sp. CG_23.5 genome encodes:
- a CDS encoding M1 family metallopeptidase: MKKKSPLLLLFVIAFWAQNGIAQELYTPRNIKESYLKESRSTTGKPGKKYWQNKGNYTMEISVNPDTKIVSGTESIVYENNSNDTLKTIVIRFVNNLHKPMSPRGGEVSEDFLSAGLTLTSVKINDEIYNENAKNWGTVGSVKLKKPLLPHTKATLNINWNYPLSKESGREGQIDDSTFFVAYSYPRVSVYDDYNGWDRLPHTDRQEFYNDFNDYTFSIKAPKNYVVYATGDLLNPEEVLQAEYAARLKKSYTTDEVMHIANEQEMKDGKVTLQNDMNTWKFKANSISDVCFGLSNHYLWDAGSVIVDNKTNRRVSTQAAYDVKGTDFINSVKNNNYALAWFSNNWPGVPYPFSKMTAFQGFADMEYPMMVNDSQMGDPVFAQLVQDHEIAHTYFPFYMGINESRYAFMDEGWATTLEYLIGIAEHGKEAADKFYKNFRVNRYINDKSAEEDQPIISMSSQVSGVGYGNNSYGKASLSYLALKDMLGDDLFKKALHNYMQDWNGKHPIPWDYFYSMNSSAGKNLNWFFNNWFFSNNYIDLAIVNSSSKASNNSISIKNEGGFAIPFDINIVYVDGTKETVHKTPAVWEANQKMVKFTFKGNKKVKSVTLDGGIFMDATPINNTWINK; the protein is encoded by the coding sequence ATGAAAAAAAAATCCCCATTATTATTGTTGTTTGTAATCGCTTTTTGGGCGCAAAACGGTATAGCACAAGAGCTATACACACCTAGAAATATTAAGGAATCTTATCTAAAAGAAAGCCGCTCCACAACTGGAAAACCAGGTAAAAAGTACTGGCAGAATAAAGGGAATTACACAATGGAAATTTCCGTAAATCCCGATACCAAAATCGTTAGCGGTACAGAAAGTATTGTTTATGAAAACAACAGTAATGATACTTTAAAAACGATTGTCATTCGTTTCGTAAACAATTTGCATAAGCCAATGTCGCCTCGTGGCGGAGAGGTGAGTGAAGATTTTTTATCAGCAGGATTGACTTTGACTTCCGTTAAAATTAATGATGAGATTTATAACGAAAATGCTAAAAATTGGGGGACAGTAGGGAGTGTTAAACTCAAAAAACCTTTGCTTCCTCATACAAAAGCAACTTTAAATATCAATTGGAATTATCCGTTATCCAAAGAGAGCGGGAGAGAGGGACAAATAGACGATTCTACTTTTTTTGTCGCTTACAGTTATCCCCGCGTTTCCGTATATGATGATTATAATGGATGGGATCGACTTCCACACACGGATCGTCAGGAATTTTATAATGATTTCAATGACTACACTTTTTCTATAAAAGCGCCTAAAAATTATGTGGTATATGCCACGGGTGATTTGCTAAATCCTGAAGAGGTTTTGCAAGCGGAATACGCTGCGAGATTAAAAAAATCATACACGACGGATGAGGTGATGCATATTGCCAATGAACAGGAAATGAAAGATGGAAAAGTAACGTTGCAGAATGATATGAATACATGGAAATTCAAAGCAAATTCAATTTCGGATGTCTGCTTTGGTTTAAGTAATCATTATTTATGGGATGCCGGAAGCGTTATTGTAGACAATAAAACCAATCGTCGTGTGAGTACTCAGGCTGCTTATGACGTAAAAGGAACTGATTTTATCAATTCGGTAAAAAATAACAACTATGCATTAGCGTGGTTTTCTAACAATTGGCCAGGAGTACCTTACCCTTTTTCTAAAATGACTGCATTTCAAGGTTTTGCCGATATGGAATATCCTATGATGGTTAACGATTCACAAATGGGTGATCCAGTTTTTGCACAATTGGTACAAGATCATGAGATTGCGCATACTTATTTCCCGTTTTATATGGGTATAAATGAAAGCCGTTATGCGTTTATGGATGAAGGTTGGGCAACAACACTCGAATATTTAATTGGGATTGCAGAGCATGGAAAAGAAGCCGCTGATAAATTTTATAAAAACTTTAGAGTTAATAGATACATTAATGATAAATCTGCAGAAGAAGATCAGCCAATAATCTCCATGTCCTCTCAAGTATCAGGTGTTGGTTATGGAAATAATTCTTATGGAAAAGCTTCACTTTCTTATTTGGCTTTAAAAGACATGCTTGGGGATGATTTATTTAAAAAAGCACTACACAATTATATGCAAGACTGGAACGGTAAACATCCTATTCCTTGGGATTATTTTTATTCCATGAATAGCAGTGCCGGTAAAAATTTAAATTGGTTTTTCAATAATTGGTTTTTTAGCAATAATTATATTGATTTGGCAATTGTAAATTCAAGTTCCAAAGCTTCAAACAATTCTATTTCTATAAAAAATGAAGGTGGTTTTGCGATTCCTTTTGATATAAATATTGTTTATGTGGATGGAACGAAAGAAACGGTGCATAAAACACCGGCAGTTTGGGAAGCTAACCAAAAGATGGTAAAATTCACTTTTAAAGGAAACAAAAAAGTAAAATCGGTAACACTTGATGGCGGCATTTTCATGGATGCTACGCCAATAAATAATACTTGGATCAACAAATAA